The following are encoded in a window of Mycobacterium sp. ELW1 genomic DNA:
- a CDS encoding diacylglycerol kinase — protein sequence MAIRVAHIGTGNVGRIALVELIENPGFELTGLCVSADEKVGKDAGELAGLDVKTGILATKDLDAVLATEPECAVYCAMGDTRMPEAMEDVRKILAAGINVVGSSPGLLQYPWGVMPDKYIQRVEDAARQGNSSLFISGVDPGFVNDLIPLALASTCQRVEQVRCMEIHDYASYDGAEVMHYMGFARSMDEIPMLLQPGVLSIAWGTAIRQLAAGLGIEVDEITESYQREPAPEDFDIAVGHVAKGTLAVLQFEIRGMVNGHPAIVIEHITRLRPDLRPDLPQPAAGGGSYRIEITGEPSYAVDIVPSSSYGDHNQAAIAGAAGRIVNAIPAVIAAPPGIRTTLNLPLVSEVELFAKP from the coding sequence ATGGCCATCCGCGTTGCCCACATCGGCACCGGAAACGTCGGTCGGATAGCCCTGGTCGAGCTGATCGAGAACCCCGGGTTCGAGCTGACCGGGCTGTGCGTGTCGGCCGACGAGAAGGTGGGAAAGGACGCGGGTGAGTTGGCCGGGCTGGACGTCAAGACCGGCATCCTGGCGACCAAAGACCTCGACGCGGTGCTGGCCACCGAGCCCGAGTGCGCCGTCTACTGCGCGATGGGCGACACCCGCATGCCCGAGGCCATGGAGGATGTCCGCAAGATCCTGGCCGCCGGCATCAACGTCGTCGGATCATCGCCCGGGTTGCTGCAGTACCCCTGGGGCGTGATGCCCGACAAGTACATCCAGAGAGTGGAAGACGCGGCCCGACAAGGCAATTCGAGCCTGTTCATCAGCGGTGTCGACCCGGGCTTCGTCAACGATCTGATCCCGCTCGCGCTGGCCAGCACCTGTCAGCGCGTCGAGCAGGTGCGATGCATGGAGATCCATGATTACGCGTCCTACGACGGCGCAGAAGTCATGCACTACATGGGTTTTGCCCGCTCCATGGACGAGATCCCGATGCTGCTGCAGCCCGGAGTGCTCAGCATCGCCTGGGGCACGGCGATCCGGCAGCTGGCCGCCGGCCTGGGCATCGAGGTCGACGAGATCACCGAGTCGTACCAACGCGAACCCGCGCCAGAGGATTTCGACATCGCGGTCGGTCATGTCGCCAAGGGCACCCTGGCCGTCCTGCAGTTCGAGATCCGCGGAATGGTCAACGGCCACCCCGCGATCGTCATCGAGCACATCACCCGGTTGCGCCCCGATCTGCGTCCGGATTTGCCACAGCCCGCAGCTGGCGGCGGCTCGTACCGCATTGAAATCACCGGTGAGCCTTCGTACGCGGTGGACATCGTCCCGAGCAGCAGTTACGGCGACCACAACCAGGCCGCGATCGCCGGCGCCGCAGGCCGCATCGTCAACGCGATTCCGGCGGTGATCGCCGCCCCGCCGGGCATCCGCACCACGCTCAACCTGCCGCTGGTCTCCGAGGTGGAGCTGTTCGCCAAGCCCTGA
- a CDS encoding ANTAR domain-containing protein: MPVPEFHRRDLSQQELFDRILERVHLDLPHAVGLAITVHERRLDEDEVTVLAARGYGGEIVEAQLAGLGGPVIDAFVHQMPVLSLDLWADERWPELSLQAMDGRLPELSAAWREVRGAVSVPGVWKADSTVVLTCALDRPSTATTVTTLIGYEQLVSAAMVSAGAEDETATADMLAVLQSRGAIEQAKGAIMGRLMCDADTAWATLRRASHESNVKLRSLAVALVEHISGAPAEQPAAGSPIVPTDQARQAAGLLWAVLTHESTPAQSPEPAEPAS; this comes from the coding sequence ATGCCCGTCCCCGAGTTCCACCGGCGCGACCTGTCCCAGCAGGAGTTGTTCGACCGGATTCTCGAACGCGTCCATCTCGACCTGCCCCATGCGGTCGGGTTGGCGATCACCGTGCACGAGCGGCGCCTCGACGAGGACGAGGTGACGGTGCTGGCCGCCCGCGGCTACGGCGGCGAGATCGTCGAGGCCCAGCTGGCCGGGCTCGGCGGCCCGGTGATCGACGCCTTCGTCCATCAGATGCCGGTGCTGAGCCTGGATTTGTGGGCCGACGAGCGCTGGCCGGAGCTCAGCCTGCAGGCGATGGACGGCCGGCTGCCCGAGCTCAGCGCGGCCTGGCGTGAGGTTCGCGGTGCGGTGTCGGTGCCCGGGGTGTGGAAGGCCGACAGCACGGTCGTGTTGACGTGCGCGCTGGACCGGCCGTCGACGGCCACCACGGTGACCACCCTGATCGGCTACGAGCAGCTGGTGTCCGCAGCCATGGTGTCGGCCGGCGCCGAGGACGAGACCGCCACCGCCGACATGCTCGCGGTGCTGCAGTCGCGCGGAGCCATCGAGCAGGCCAAAGGCGCGATCATGGGGCGACTGATGTGTGATGCCGACACCGCGTGGGCCACCCTGCGCCGCGCCAGCCATGAATCCAATGTGAAGCTCCGCTCACTGGCCGTGGCCCTGGTGGAACACATCAGCGGTGCACCGGCAGAACAGCCTGCGGCGGGTTCGCCGATCGTGCCCACCGATCAGGCCCGCCAGGCCGCCGGCTTGTTGTGGGCGGTGCTGACCCACGAGTCGACACCGGCCCAGTCACCTGAACCGGCCGAACCGGCGAGCTGA
- a CDS encoding PPOX class F420-dependent oxidoreductase codes for MKLNDAARALIGSGADATLVTLNPDGSPQVSLVWVAVQSGEDGDELVTAHLSEHKKVRNVRRDGRVALTIVSTEPGAVMRPYLSVTGTARIVEGGAPEVLRELAAVMITDDTVVFPPDDAPPGYLTRIRIDAVGGIGPWAS; via the coding sequence ATGAAACTCAACGATGCGGCGCGCGCTCTGATCGGCTCCGGTGCCGATGCCACGCTGGTCACCCTCAACCCGGACGGCAGCCCGCAGGTGTCGCTGGTGTGGGTGGCGGTGCAGTCCGGTGAGGACGGCGACGAGCTGGTGACGGCCCACCTGTCGGAGCACAAGAAGGTTCGCAACGTGCGCCGGGACGGACGGGTGGCGCTCACCATCGTCTCGACCGAGCCGGGCGCCGTCATGCGGCCGTATCTGTCGGTCACCGGTACCGCGCGCATCGTCGAAGGCGGCGCACCCGAGGTTCTGCGGGAGCTCGCGGCGGTGATGATCACCGACGACACCGTGGTGTTCCCACCCGACGACGCCCCGCCGGGATACCTGACCCGGATCCGGATCGACGCGGTCGGCGGCATCGGCCCCTGGGCGAGCTAA
- a CDS encoding glucose 1-dehydrogenase, with protein MGRVDDKVAIITGGAQGMGAADARMLVAEGAKVVIGDILDDKGKELADELGDAARYVHLDVTEADQWKAAVELAIAEFGKVNVLVNNAGIVQVAPLKSLDVERWKKVLDVNLTGALLGIQAVLPSMKESGGGSIINVSSIEGMRGAAWVHSYVASKWGLRGLTKSAALELASDNIRVNSVHPGFIRTPMTKHLPEDMVSAPLGRPGQPEEVATFIVFLASDESSFSTGSEYVVDGGLITDVPHRAMP; from the coding sequence ATGGGACGCGTAGACGACAAAGTAGCCATCATCACCGGTGGCGCACAGGGGATGGGCGCCGCTGACGCGCGGATGCTGGTCGCCGAAGGCGCCAAGGTTGTGATCGGGGACATCCTCGACGACAAGGGCAAAGAACTCGCCGACGAGCTCGGCGACGCCGCGCGCTACGTGCACCTCGACGTCACCGAAGCCGATCAGTGGAAGGCCGCCGTCGAGCTCGCGATCGCCGAGTTCGGCAAGGTCAACGTGCTGGTGAACAACGCGGGCATCGTCCAGGTCGCGCCGCTGAAGTCGCTCGACGTGGAGCGGTGGAAGAAGGTCCTCGACGTCAACCTGACCGGCGCGCTGCTGGGTATCCAAGCTGTCCTGCCGTCGATGAAGGAGTCCGGTGGCGGCTCGATCATCAACGTCTCGTCCATCGAAGGCATGCGCGGCGCCGCCTGGGTGCACAGCTATGTGGCGTCCAAGTGGGGTCTGCGCGGCCTGACGAAATCGGCTGCGCTGGAACTGGCGTCGGACAACATCCGGGTCAACTCGGTGCACCCGGGCTTCATCCGCACGCCGATGACCAAGCACCTGCCCGAAGACATGGTCAGCGCCCCGCTGGGCCGTCCGGGCCAGCCCGAAGAAGTGGCCACCTTCATCGTGTTCCTGGCCAGCGACGAGTCGTCGTTCTCCACCGGTTCGGAATACGTGGTCGACGGCGGTCTGATCACCGACGTCCCGCACCGCGCGATGCCCTGA
- a CDS encoding aminopeptidase: protein MSVRRVVLLVGAVLLAVGVIAMLVPVSTPDGNGGSIGCGNAVAADLSSARAANDKNVVANVPILNQLVPHTDFVAQCQSSVSQRRSWSIPVAVIGLLVAGGSLLVSSRRGVGSTS from the coding sequence ATGTCGGTGCGTCGTGTGGTTCTGCTGGTGGGTGCGGTGCTGCTGGCCGTGGGGGTCATCGCGATGCTGGTGCCGGTGTCGACCCCGGACGGCAACGGCGGCAGCATCGGCTGCGGCAACGCCGTAGCCGCCGATCTGTCGTCGGCGCGGGCGGCCAACGACAAGAATGTCGTCGCCAACGTGCCGATCCTGAACCAGCTCGTCCCGCACACCGACTTCGTGGCGCAGTGCCAGTCGTCGGTGTCGCAGCGGCGGTCCTGGTCGATTCCGGTGGCCGTGATCGGCCTGCTGGTGGCGGGTGGCTCGCTGCTGGTCAGCAGCCGACGAGGAGTCGGCTCGACCAGCTAG
- a CDS encoding nitronate monooxygenase family protein: MRTPLCDDLDIEYPIFAFTHCRDVVVAVSKAGGFGVLGAVGFSPEQLEIELKWIDENIGDHHYGVDIVIPNKYEGMDSTDLSPEVLKKTLNDLVPQEHIDFAKKVLADHGVPVENSDDDAMGLLGWTEATATPQVEVALKHPKCTLIANALGTPPAEMIKHIHAEGRKVAALCGSPSQAKKHAEAGVDIIIAQGGEAGGHCGEIGSIVLWPQVVKAVAPVPVLAAGGIGSGQQIAAALALGAQGAWTGSQWVMVEESEHTDVQHAAYAKAESRDTVRSRSFTGKPARMLRNDWTEAWEKDGNPKPLGMPLQYMVSGMAVAATHKYPNESVNVAFNPIGQVVGQFTKVEKTATVIERWVQEYLEATTRLDELNEAASV, translated from the coding sequence ATGCGCACTCCCCTCTGCGACGACCTCGATATCGAATATCCGATCTTCGCGTTCACCCACTGCCGCGACGTGGTCGTGGCCGTCAGCAAGGCCGGCGGCTTCGGCGTGCTCGGCGCCGTCGGGTTCTCCCCCGAACAGCTCGAGATCGAGCTCAAGTGGATCGATGAGAACATCGGCGACCATCACTACGGCGTCGACATCGTGATCCCCAACAAATACGAGGGCATGGACTCGACGGACCTGTCCCCCGAGGTGCTGAAGAAGACGCTGAACGACCTTGTGCCGCAAGAGCACATCGACTTCGCCAAGAAGGTCCTCGCCGACCACGGTGTGCCGGTCGAGAACAGCGACGACGACGCCATGGGGCTGCTGGGCTGGACCGAGGCGACCGCGACGCCGCAGGTCGAGGTGGCGCTCAAGCATCCCAAGTGCACGCTGATCGCCAACGCCCTCGGCACCCCGCCGGCCGAGATGATCAAGCACATCCACGCCGAGGGCCGCAAGGTCGCGGCGTTGTGCGGTTCGCCGTCGCAGGCCAAGAAGCACGCCGAGGCCGGCGTGGACATCATCATCGCCCAGGGCGGCGAGGCCGGCGGCCACTGCGGTGAGATCGGCTCGATCGTGCTGTGGCCGCAGGTCGTCAAGGCGGTGGCGCCGGTGCCGGTGCTGGCCGCCGGCGGTATCGGCAGCGGTCAGCAGATCGCCGCGGCGCTCGCACTGGGTGCCCAAGGCGCGTGGACCGGTTCGCAGTGGGTCATGGTCGAGGAGTCCGAGCACACCGACGTGCAGCACGCCGCGTATGCGAAGGCCGAGAGCCGCGACACCGTGCGCAGCCGCTCGTTCACCGGCAAGCCTGCCCGCATGCTGCGCAACGACTGGACCGAGGCGTGGGAGAAGGACGGCAACCCCAAGCCGCTCGGAATGCCGTTGCAGTACATGGTGTCCGGCATGGCCGTGGCCGCCACGCACAAGTACCCCAATGAGAGCGTCAACGTCGCGTTCAACCCGATCGGACAGGTCGTCGGTCAGTTCACCAAGGTCGAGAAGACCGCCACGGTGATCGAGCGCTGGGTGCAGGAGTACCTGGAGGCCACCACCCGCCTCGACGAGCTGAACGAAGCGGCGTCCGTCTGA
- a CDS encoding ferredoxin codes for MKAHIDDGRCRGHGVCTTVCPDVFAMTDDGYAEAIVDEVPAGLEDSAREAAEACPENAVILDQ; via the coding sequence ATGAAAGCCCACATCGACGACGGACGCTGCCGCGGTCACGGCGTGTGCACCACCGTCTGTCCGGACGTGTTCGCGATGACCGACGACGGGTACGCCGAGGCGATCGTCGACGAGGTGCCCGCCGGGCTCGAGGACAGCGCCAGAGAGGCGGCCGAGGCCTGCCCGGAGAACGCCGTCATCCTCGATCAGTAG
- a CDS encoding TetR/AcrR family transcriptional regulator — protein sequence MSAVAAASPDSTAAPDTRQRLIDAAIALFIRHSFAGTSLQMIADELGFTKAAIYHHFRTREQLLTAILEPIIDKLSAVVDDAETQRGVQARAERMLNGYARLAVENPMLVSVLAADPSVHTVLKANRDWTHMIARQMALLADVHPGPAGYLRAQFVFAGIAGSADPKRDADDEWLHGQLVDAGRRALGMRAPRRMS from the coding sequence ATGAGCGCAGTCGCCGCAGCCAGCCCCGACTCCACCGCCGCCCCCGATACCCGGCAGCGGCTGATCGACGCGGCCATCGCGCTGTTCATCCGGCACAGCTTCGCCGGGACGTCGCTGCAGATGATCGCCGACGAGCTCGGCTTCACCAAAGCCGCCATCTACCACCACTTCCGGACCCGCGAGCAGTTGTTGACCGCGATCCTCGAGCCGATCATCGACAAGCTGTCCGCCGTGGTCGACGACGCGGAGACGCAGCGCGGCGTGCAGGCCCGGGCCGAACGCATGCTCAACGGCTACGCGCGCCTGGCCGTGGAGAACCCGATGCTGGTCTCGGTCCTGGCGGCCGATCCGAGCGTGCATACCGTGCTGAAAGCCAACCGCGACTGGACGCACATGATCGCGCGCCAGATGGCGTTGCTCGCCGATGTTCACCCCGGCCCGGCCGGGTACCTGCGGGCGCAGTTCGTCTTCGCCGGCATCGCCGGATCAGCCGACCCGAAACGTGACGCCGATGACGAGTGGCTGCACGGCCAGCTCGTCGACGCGGGCCGGCGTGCGCTCGGTATGCGTGCACCGCGCCGAATGTCTTGA
- a CDS encoding SDR family NAD(P)-dependent oxidoreductase, with product MSTSKTALVTGGGSGIGAAVAERLRADGHTVAIIDLNPSEAEHSYVADVTDRAQIDAAVAEIHRTLGPVTILVNAAGKDSFRRFLDLSFEQWQNIIDINLHGVFHTIQAVLPDMIEAGWGRIVNISSSSTHSGVPYMSAYVAAKSGVNGLTKSLALEYGPAGITVNAVPPGFIDTPMLRNAEARGNMGDIQATIDATPVRRMGKPEDIAAACAFLISEEAGYITGQILGVNGGRNT from the coding sequence GTGTCCACCTCGAAGACGGCATTGGTGACCGGTGGCGGTTCGGGAATCGGTGCGGCAGTGGCGGAACGGCTGCGGGCCGACGGTCACACCGTGGCGATCATCGACCTCAACCCCTCTGAGGCCGAACACTCCTACGTCGCCGACGTCACCGACCGCGCGCAGATCGACGCTGCGGTCGCCGAGATCCACCGCACCCTCGGGCCGGTCACGATCCTGGTGAACGCCGCGGGCAAGGACAGCTTCCGGCGCTTCCTCGACCTGTCCTTCGAGCAGTGGCAGAACATCATCGACATCAACCTGCACGGTGTCTTCCACACCATCCAGGCCGTCCTGCCGGACATGATCGAGGCCGGCTGGGGCCGCATCGTCAACATCTCCTCGTCGAGCACCCACTCCGGTGTGCCCTACATGTCGGCCTACGTCGCGGCGAAATCCGGCGTCAACGGGCTGACGAAAAGCCTTGCGCTGGAATATGGTCCGGCCGGCATCACGGTCAATGCGGTGCCACCGGGCTTCATCGACACCCCGATGCTGCGCAACGCCGAAGCACGCGGGAACATGGGCGACATCCAGGCCACGATCGACGCCACCCCGGTGCGCCGGATGGGCAAACCGGAGGACATCGCCGCGGCATGCGCCTTCCTCATCTCCGAAGAAGCCGGTTACATCACCGGCCAGATCCTCGGTGTGAACGGCGGCCGCAACACCTAG
- a CDS encoding helix-turn-helix transcriptional regulator, producing the protein MSGTAFGDLLRDWRRQRRLSQLDLALEADVSARHVSFVESGRSTPSRAMVLRLADALAVPAREQNHLLLAAGLAPAYAERSFDDPAMAAVRAGVDRVLAAYDPYPCLAVNRNWEVLQINSGTAVLLDGVAPHLLETPNALRIALHPDGLAPRIRNLAQWRHHLLSRLRREAGAGSSAGLLAELESYPGGEDASTDLGGVAVPLEVDRLDGVSLTFLSMVTTFGTALDLTAAELSLEAFLPADQATADALRLTSAGQ; encoded by the coding sequence ATGAGCGGCACAGCCTTCGGCGACCTGTTGCGCGACTGGCGGCGCCAGCGTCGACTCAGCCAACTCGACCTGGCGCTGGAAGCCGACGTCTCGGCCCGGCACGTCAGCTTCGTCGAGAGCGGGCGCTCCACGCCGAGCCGAGCCATGGTGCTCCGGCTGGCGGACGCCCTGGCCGTTCCGGCTCGCGAGCAGAACCACCTGCTGCTGGCCGCCGGGCTCGCACCGGCGTATGCCGAGCGAAGCTTCGACGATCCCGCGATGGCGGCCGTGCGTGCCGGCGTTGATCGCGTGCTCGCCGCCTACGACCCGTACCCCTGTCTGGCGGTGAACCGCAATTGGGAGGTGCTGCAGATCAATTCGGGTACCGCCGTGCTGCTGGACGGGGTCGCGCCGCATCTCCTGGAGACCCCGAACGCCCTGCGAATCGCGCTGCACCCGGACGGCCTGGCGCCGCGCATTCGCAATCTGGCGCAGTGGCGCCATCACCTGCTCAGCCGGCTACGCCGCGAGGCCGGCGCCGGGAGCTCCGCCGGTCTGCTGGCCGAACTCGAGTCCTACCCCGGCGGCGAAGACGCGTCGACCGATCTCGGCGGTGTCGCGGTGCCGTTGGAGGTCGACCGGCTCGACGGGGTGTCGCTGACGTTCCTGTCGATGGTGACGACGTTCGGAACGGCGCTCGACCTGACCGCTGCGGAGCTGAGCCTGGAAGCCTTCCTGCCCGCCGACCAGGCCACCGCCGACGCGCTACGACTGACGTCAGCCGGGCAATAG
- a CDS encoding HAD-IB family hydrolase, producing MVTLSSDPLAQIAGSPPGPTVGAFFDLDGTLVAGFTATAHASDRVRRGQARIGEVLGVIEASLRYKLGRMQFERLLVRAAGYLRGESLAELDQIGERLYTEQVAARVYPLMREIVAAHRDRGHTVVVSSSALTIHAEPVARALGIADVICNTFELDDDGRLTGNIARPIVWGRQKAAAVQRFCEENEVDLTGSYFYADGDEDAALMRLVGHPRPVNPRPGLAAKAAASDWPVLRMSIPGRRGGAANVIGHFPALGRAALGAAFGSLALRTRRSPKD from the coding sequence GTGGTGACTCTGTCATCGGATCCGCTCGCTCAGATCGCCGGGAGCCCACCGGGTCCGACCGTCGGCGCGTTCTTCGACCTGGACGGCACGCTGGTCGCCGGTTTCACCGCGACCGCGCACGCCAGCGACCGGGTCCGCCGCGGACAGGCCCGGATCGGCGAGGTGCTCGGGGTGATCGAGGCCTCGCTGCGCTACAAGCTGGGCCGCATGCAGTTCGAGCGGCTGCTGGTCCGCGCCGCGGGGTATCTGCGCGGCGAGTCGCTGGCCGAGCTCGACCAGATCGGTGAGCGGCTCTACACCGAACAGGTGGCGGCGCGGGTGTACCCGCTGATGCGCGAGATCGTCGCCGCGCACCGGGACCGCGGGCACACCGTGGTGGTCAGCTCGTCAGCGTTGACCATCCACGCGGAGCCGGTGGCCCGCGCGCTGGGGATCGCCGACGTCATCTGCAACACCTTCGAGCTCGACGACGACGGTCGCCTGACCGGGAACATCGCCAGGCCCATCGTCTGGGGACGCCAGAAAGCCGCTGCGGTGCAACGGTTTTGCGAAGAAAACGAGGTCGACCTGACCGGCAGCTATTTCTACGCCGACGGCGACGAGGACGCTGCCCTGATGCGGCTGGTCGGCCATCCCCGTCCGGTCAATCCGCGGCCCGGCCTGGCCGCCAAGGCCGCGGCGAGCGACTGGCCGGTGCTGCGGATGTCGATCCCCGGCCGCCGCGGCGGGGCGGCCAATGTGATCGGCCACTTCCCCGCGCTGGGACGGGCCGCGCTGGGCGCGGCGTTCGGCTCGCTGGCGCTGCGGACCCGCCGGAGCCCGAAGGACTAA
- a CDS encoding DMT family transporter: MLQHALVVAAALAGAVFAAIGIVVRQRATMDVPRDQGVSTVMVSTLLRRRLWWAGTASAVIGYAFQAVALAYGSLLLVAPLMVSALLFALPLSARLAHRRVSRGEWGWAMLLTLALAVFVSLARTKPGDYDGAALPAVVVAGVSLLFVAGCLLVALRLSDWRRAILLAVGVGVLFGVVAVLTKLVMHAVREGDMGRLLTSPVLYVVIVVGVVATLLQQSAFHAGSLRASVPAMLVLEPVIAVLIGEVVLGEHLAVTKPVAVVLAIAVGAMAAATIALGRDEGAWEEELEAAAKTRPQG; the protein is encoded by the coding sequence TTGCTGCAGCACGCGCTCGTCGTGGCAGCCGCCCTTGCCGGTGCGGTGTTCGCGGCCATCGGCATCGTGGTCCGTCAGCGGGCCACCATGGACGTCCCCCGAGATCAGGGTGTCAGCACCGTGATGGTGTCGACGCTGTTGCGCCGCCGGCTCTGGTGGGCCGGCACCGCGTCCGCGGTGATCGGGTACGCGTTCCAGGCGGTGGCGCTGGCCTACGGCTCACTGCTGCTGGTCGCCCCACTGATGGTGTCCGCGTTGCTGTTCGCGCTGCCGCTGAGCGCGCGGCTGGCGCACCGCCGGGTCTCCCGCGGCGAGTGGGGCTGGGCGATGCTGCTCACGCTCGCGTTGGCGGTGTTCGTATCGCTGGCCCGAACCAAGCCCGGCGACTACGACGGCGCGGCGTTGCCTGCCGTGGTGGTGGCCGGAGTCAGCCTGCTGTTCGTGGCCGGCTGTCTACTGGTGGCGTTACGGCTGTCGGACTGGCGCCGGGCGATCCTGCTGGCGGTCGGTGTCGGTGTTCTGTTCGGCGTGGTGGCGGTGCTGACGAAGCTCGTGATGCATGCCGTACGCGAGGGCGACATGGGGCGTCTGCTCACCTCGCCGGTGCTCTACGTGGTGATCGTCGTCGGCGTCGTGGCCACTCTGCTGCAACAGTCGGCCTTCCACGCCGGGTCGCTACGCGCGTCGGTCCCGGCGATGCTGGTGCTCGAACCGGTGATCGCCGTGCTGATCGGTGAGGTGGTGCTCGGCGAGCACCTCGCGGTCACCAAGCCGGTCGCGGTCGTCCTGGCCATCGCCGTCGGCGCCATGGCCGCGGCCACCATCGCACTGGGACGCGATGAGGGCGCCTGGGAAGAGGAACTCGAAGCGGCAGCCAAGACCCGCCCGCAGGGTTAG
- a CDS encoding STAS domain-containing protein — protein sequence MAEAQFRVAVDSDLESPHVVASGEIDLANVGQFQDVVAKAATGSDALTVDLSDVTYCDSAAVRALFAVAATAELTMIIAAEGPIKTLLGISGLDRVATVITKE from the coding sequence ATGGCAGAGGCCCAGTTCCGGGTCGCGGTGGATTCCGATCTGGAGTCGCCACACGTGGTTGCCTCCGGTGAGATCGACCTCGCCAATGTCGGGCAGTTCCAGGACGTCGTGGCCAAGGCCGCCACCGGATCTGACGCCTTGACCGTCGACCTGTCCGACGTCACCTACTGCGACAGCGCGGCGGTGCGTGCGCTGTTTGCCGTGGCCGCCACAGCCGAGCTCACGATGATCATCGCCGCCGAAGGGCCGATCAAGACCCTGCTCGGCATCTCCGGCCTCGACCGGGTGGCAACCGTCATCACCAAGGAGTGA
- a CDS encoding cytochrome P450, giving the protein MTDVDSVNFFTDRGLVADPYPYLEALQARCPVSKEPHHGVWMVTGWEEATEVAGDADRFSSCIAVTGPFPGFPVPVEGRDDVPELIDRHRNELPFYDQLPALDPPVHTDHRALLMRLITPKRLKENEEAMGAMVDRALDDYLVGSGGELIAGFAQPFTLMIIADLLGVPDADRDEFVKEMASGAHHGGGIGSVKGESLAKSPLEYLYDKFSAYIEDRRANPRGDVLSEMAAATFPDGSVPDPGDVARVAANLYSAGQETTVRLLSAALQILGDHPEFQAQLRADRSGVSNFIEEALRFESPVKGDFRLSKEPATIGGVDVPSGSTLMVVQAAANRDPRRFTDPNTFDPSRPNARQHIAFGRGIHTCPGAPLARAEARVALMRLLDRTTDIRISEEHHGPAGARRYTYVPTYILRGLTELHLEFDLA; this is encoded by the coding sequence GTGACCGACGTAGACTCCGTCAACTTCTTCACGGATCGCGGTCTGGTCGCTGATCCGTATCCGTATCTGGAGGCGCTGCAGGCCCGTTGCCCGGTCTCGAAGGAGCCCCACCACGGCGTCTGGATGGTCACCGGGTGGGAAGAAGCCACCGAGGTCGCCGGCGACGCCGACCGTTTCTCGTCCTGCATCGCGGTGACCGGGCCCTTCCCCGGCTTCCCCGTTCCCGTCGAGGGTCGTGACGACGTTCCCGAACTCATCGACCGACACCGCAACGAACTGCCCTTCTACGACCAGTTGCCTGCGCTCGATCCGCCGGTGCACACCGATCACCGCGCGCTGCTGATGCGGCTGATCACACCCAAGCGCCTCAAGGAGAACGAGGAGGCAATGGGCGCGATGGTCGACCGTGCACTCGACGACTACCTCGTGGGCAGCGGCGGCGAGCTGATTGCCGGCTTCGCACAACCGTTCACGCTGATGATCATCGCCGACCTGCTCGGCGTCCCCGACGCCGATCGCGACGAGTTCGTCAAGGAGATGGCCAGCGGCGCGCACCACGGCGGCGGCATCGGCAGCGTCAAGGGCGAGAGCCTGGCGAAGTCTCCACTGGAATATCTCTACGACAAGTTCAGCGCCTACATCGAAGACCGGCGCGCCAACCCCCGCGGCGACGTGCTGTCCGAAATGGCCGCGGCGACGTTCCCCGACGGCTCGGTGCCCGATCCGGGCGACGTGGCCCGGGTGGCGGCCAACCTGTACTCGGCAGGCCAGGAGACCACCGTCCGGCTGCTCAGCGCCGCCCTGCAGATCCTGGGCGACCATCCCGAATTCCAGGCGCAGCTGCGCGCCGACCGCTCCGGAGTGAGCAACTTCATCGAGGAGGCGCTGCGCTTCGAGAGCCCGGTCAAGGGCGACTTCCGGTTGTCGAAAGAGCCGGCCACCATCGGCGGTGTGGACGTGCCGTCGGGTTCCACACTGATGGTCGTCCAGGCCGCCGCCAATCGCGACCCGCGCCGGTTCACCGACCCGAACACTTTCGACCCGTCACGGCCAAATGCCCGGCAACACATCGCCTTCGGACGCGGCATCCACACCTGCCCGGGTGCCCCGCTGGCCCGCGCCGAGGCGCGGGTGGCACTGATGCGACTGCTGGATCGCACCACCGACATCCGGATCAGCGAGGAACACCACGGCCCCGCCGGTGCGCGCCGATACACCTACGTGCCCACCTACATCCTGCGTGGGCTCACCGAACTACATCTGGAGTTTGACCTCGCATGA